From a single Marinobacter sp. SS13-12 genomic region:
- a CDS encoding TAXI family TRAP transporter solute-binding subunit, whose amino-acid sequence MALKQKFSALAVAAAVSFGATSTAVSAQEQQFVTIGTGGVTGVYYPAGGAICRLVNMDRKEHGIRCSVESTGGSVYNLNAIRQGELDLAVAQSDWQYHAYNGTSEFEKDGKNEKLRAVFSLHPEPFTVVASKGSGIKTFEDLEGKRVSVGNPGSGQRATAEVLMDEMGWTMDKFSLAAELKAAEQSQALCDGNIDAFFYTVGHPSGAIKEATTSCDSVIVTVDNEATRKLIDENPYYRKAIIPGGMYRGSDDDTTTFGVAATFVSSTDVSEKVVYEVVSAVFENFDSFKRLHPAFGVLKKEEMASDALSAPLHPGAEKYYKEAGLID is encoded by the coding sequence ATGGCACTGAAACAGAAATTTTCCGCACTCGCGGTTGCAGCTGCAGTCAGCTTCGGAGCGACCTCTACAGCGGTAAGCGCCCAGGAGCAACAATTCGTCACCATCGGTACAGGTGGTGTAACCGGGGTTTACTATCCGGCGGGTGGTGCGATTTGCCGGCTGGTCAATATGGACCGTAAAGAACACGGTATCCGTTGTTCGGTAGAAAGCACCGGTGGCTCGGTCTATAACCTGAACGCGATTCGCCAGGGCGAGCTGGATCTGGCGGTTGCTCAGTCTGACTGGCAATACCATGCCTACAACGGCACCAGTGAGTTTGAAAAGGACGGCAAGAATGAGAAGCTCCGTGCCGTATTTTCGCTTCACCCTGAACCGTTTACCGTTGTAGCCAGCAAGGGCTCCGGCATCAAGACCTTTGAAGATCTCGAGGGTAAGCGGGTATCCGTTGGTAACCCGGGTTCTGGTCAGCGTGCCACTGCCGAGGTTCTGATGGATGAAATGGGCTGGACCATGGACAAGTTCTCCCTGGCGGCCGAGTTGAAGGCAGCTGAGCAATCCCAGGCCCTGTGTGACGGCAACATCGACGCCTTCTTCTATACCGTTGGTCACCCTTCTGGTGCCATCAAGGAAGCAACAACTTCCTGCGACAGCGTTATTGTCACTGTGGACAACGAGGCGACCAGAAAACTAATCGACGAGAACCCGTATTATCGGAAGGCCATTATCCCTGGCGGCATGTATCGGGGGAGCGACGATGACACCACCACCTTTGGTGTTGCTGCCACATTCGTGTCCTCAACAGACGTTTCGGAGAAAGTGGTGTATGAAGTGGTCAGTGCAGTATTCGAAAACTTTGACAGCTTCAAGCGCCTGCATCCTGCGTTCGGCGTCCTGAAAAAGGAAGAAATGGCATCTGACGCCCTGAGTGCGCCTCTGCATCCGGGCGCCGAGAAGTACTACAAAGAAGCCGGCCTGATCGACTGA
- a CDS encoding MMPL family transporter, with translation MSNPKHDKGEHYLTTPKAEPFLERLIFNNRAIILIAFFFLTLFLGYNAVKIQPDASFERMIPLEHPYIVNMLEHRNDLENLGNFVRIAVEVEEGDIFTQEYMETLKQITDEVFYLNGVDRSGLKSLWTSNVRWVEVTEQGFQGGTVIPDNYDGSRASLEQLRQNVLRSNEVGRLISDNFRSTIVYAPLYENNPETGEPLDYGEFSRQLEEKIRDKYEAQNPNIDIHIVGFAKKVGDLIEGIGSIAWFAGITIILTTLLLYGYSRCITGTLVPVFTSIIAVFLQLGTLRLLGYGLDPYSVLVPFLVFAIGISHGVQIVNAMAVEAAKGFDSVTAARLAFRALYIPGMLALISDAFGFLTLFFIEIDVIRDLAVAAGIGVAFVILTNLVLHVLIMSYLGISKGGVRHVQNHGEKQDRKWRIMSYFAHPGVAPISLLIAVIGLGLGLYYKQDLKVGDLDQGAPELRADSRYNKDNAFIIDNYSTSADVLVVMVKTEEEQCTQYNTLRAMDTLQWELQNTPGVQSSASLANVSKLVTKALNEGNWKWYEISRNQTIINASIREAPAGLINTNCDLTPVLVFLEDHKAETLKTVTERVEEFASNNNSDEHTFLLGAGNAGVEAATNDVISSAKNMMLIFVYGVVASLCLLTFRSIRAVLCILIPLGLTSILAEAIMAVSGIGIKVATLPVIALGVGIGVDYGIYIYSKLEKFLLEGKTLQEAYFETLRSTGKAVIFTGVTLGIGVVTWIFSPIKFQADMGLLLFFMFIWNMVGSIWLLPALARFLLRPDRMVAKARANK, from the coding sequence ATGTCGAACCCGAAGCATGACAAGGGCGAGCATTATCTGACTACACCGAAGGCAGAACCGTTTCTGGAGCGGCTGATCTTCAACAATCGGGCAATTATCCTGATTGCATTTTTCTTCCTGACGCTGTTTCTCGGCTACAACGCCGTCAAAATCCAGCCGGATGCCAGTTTCGAGCGGATGATTCCGCTTGAGCATCCATACATCGTCAACATGCTGGAGCATCGGAACGACCTGGAGAACCTGGGCAACTTTGTGCGTATCGCCGTGGAAGTGGAAGAAGGCGATATCTTCACCCAGGAATACATGGAGACCCTGAAGCAGATCACCGATGAGGTGTTCTACCTCAACGGGGTTGACCGTTCAGGGCTGAAATCACTCTGGACCTCAAACGTTCGCTGGGTGGAAGTCACTGAGCAGGGATTCCAGGGTGGTACGGTTATTCCGGATAACTACGATGGTTCCCGTGCCAGCCTGGAGCAGCTGCGCCAGAACGTACTCAGGTCAAACGAAGTGGGCCGTCTGATTTCGGACAACTTCCGTTCCACCATCGTGTACGCACCGCTTTACGAGAATAACCCGGAAACCGGCGAGCCACTGGACTACGGCGAGTTCTCGCGACAGCTGGAAGAAAAGATAAGGGACAAGTACGAAGCCCAGAACCCGAACATTGATATCCACATTGTCGGTTTCGCCAAAAAAGTCGGCGACCTGATTGAAGGTATCGGCTCCATTGCATGGTTTGCCGGCATTACCATCATTCTGACCACGCTGCTGCTCTACGGTTATTCCCGCTGTATTACCGGAACACTGGTGCCGGTATTTACCTCCATCATTGCTGTGTTCCTGCAATTGGGAACCTTGCGCCTGCTGGGATATGGGCTGGATCCGTACTCGGTACTGGTTCCGTTCCTGGTGTTTGCCATTGGTATCAGTCACGGCGTTCAGATCGTCAACGCCATGGCAGTGGAAGCAGCGAAAGGGTTTGATTCCGTCACCGCTGCCCGCCTGGCCTTCCGGGCTCTCTACATTCCGGGCATGCTGGCTCTGATTTCCGACGCCTTCGGCTTCCTGACCCTGTTCTTTATCGAGATTGATGTTATCCGGGATCTCGCGGTTGCAGCCGGCATTGGTGTGGCGTTCGTTATCCTGACCAACCTGGTACTGCATGTACTGATCATGTCCTACCTGGGTATTTCCAAAGGTGGCGTTCGTCATGTGCAGAACCACGGCGAGAAGCAGGACCGCAAGTGGCGCATCATGTCTTACTTTGCGCACCCGGGTGTAGCTCCGATTTCGCTGCTGATTGCGGTGATTGGTCTTGGGCTTGGCCTGTATTACAAGCAGGACCTGAAGGTTGGTGACCTGGATCAGGGCGCGCCGGAGCTGAGGGCAGACTCGCGTTACAACAAGGACAATGCCTTCATCATCGACAACTACTCGACAAGTGCCGATGTCCTGGTGGTGATGGTAAAGACCGAAGAAGAGCAGTGTACCCAGTACAACACGCTCCGTGCCATGGACACGCTGCAGTGGGAGCTGCAGAACACCCCGGGCGTTCAGTCCTCCGCCTCGCTGGCGAATGTGTCCAAGCTGGTCACGAAGGCACTGAACGAAGGCAACTGGAAGTGGTATGAAATTTCCCGCAACCAGACCATCATCAATGCTTCCATTCGTGAGGCCCCGGCGGGTCTGATCAACACCAACTGTGACCTGACACCAGTGCTTGTGTTCCTTGAGGATCACAAGGCAGAAACGCTGAAGACGGTGACGGAGCGCGTGGAGGAGTTTGCCAGCAATAATAATAGCGATGAGCATACCTTCCTGCTGGGGGCCGGCAACGCGGGTGTGGAGGCTGCTACCAACGACGTCATCTCCAGCGCCAAGAACATGATGCTGATCTTCGTCTATGGTGTAGTAGCGTCGCTGTGCCTGCTGACCTTCCGGTCAATCCGGGCGGTATTGTGTATCCTGATCCCCCTGGGGCTCACGTCCATTCTGGCTGAGGCCATCATGGCGGTGTCCGGTATCGGCATCAAAGTGGCGACGTTGCCGGTTATCGCACTGGGTGTGGGTATCGGTGTCGACTACGGTATCTATATCTACAGCAAGCTCGAAAAATTCCTGCTTGAGGGCAAGACGCTCCAGGAGGCCTATTTCGAGACCCTCAGATCCACCGGCAAGGCGGTCATCTTTACCGGCGTCACCCTCGGTATTGGTGTGGTGACCTGGATCTTCTCTCCCATCAAGTTCCAGGCGGATATGGGGCTGTTGTTGTTCTTCATGTTCATCTGGAACATGGTCGGTTCCATCTGGCTGCTTCCGGCTCTGGCACGCTTCCTGCTGCGCCCGGACCGTATGGTTGCCAAGGCCCGCGCGAACAAATAA